Below is a genomic region from Bacteroidota bacterium.
AAATAGGCAAGCTTTTCTTCAAAATAAATCCTATCCTCTTCACTTGAAACATAAGCAGGGTTAAATATATTACTTACTCCATAAAGTATTAAGTAGTTTATATTGTTTTGCATTGCAAAACTTATAAGTTTTATGCGTTTTTCACCGTTTAATAAAATATTTTGATTGCTAAAAATGTCTGATTTACTTAAGAAGTCATCAACCCATAAAATTCTTGGAATCTTACAATTCTCTGTATTATCAAAGTTGTTAGTTACCAATGACACACCTAAATAAGCATTCCCACTAGAATCAATCCCATAGCTCGTATTATATCCTGCAAAATAAACTAATGGCATCCCCGTAAATCTTGCTACTGCATTACCATAATCAACAGAATCGCCTCCAAAAGTTTCATGTAAAATCGTGTCTCCAAAAGAATCAATGTGAACAACATACATATCTTCGTAGCCTTCACCTCTTGTATTGCATCTGCCTACGGCTATGTAAGTAAAATCGGTGGTAACAATATCATTAAAACTTTCCATTCCTGTTTTACCAATATATTTTCGCCAATCTTGTTCAAAAGCAGTGTCAAGCTTCATCACAAAGCCATCCGTGTCATTATCACAAATGCCATAACCGCTAACAATGTATCCCTTATCAAAAGCAGTATCAATACTGAATATTTTTGTGTCATCATTTAGGTCATAATCATAAGTGCTTAACAATCTGCCTATATTGTCTTCAATCAAATACAGTTTAGGATTTATATCATCTGTTACGTCATTAGCCGCAATTATATAATTATTGTCATAATCATTAATTATTTTATAGCCTTCAATATCATAGTTGGTTGTCCCATATAAATTGTTCCACTCAAAACCTGAACCATCCGCTCCAATTTTTATCACTCTTATTTGTGCATCTCCGCTTCCTATTGGGGTGCTGTTTCCCTGAATTATAAATTCATCATCACCGTTATTTACTACCGAATAGCCTACTTCGTTATAATTATCTCTCCCGTATTGAAATGTCCAAACAGTATCTCCTGTAGTATCAATTCTCATAGCAAAAATTTCTTTTCTTGTTTCTCCTGTTCGTACAGGTGGGTCGGTATAAACTTCAGTATAACCAACAAGCACCCAGCCGTTTGTTGAATGAGGAGCTATGGCGTAAGCAACTTCATTCATGTTAAAATTATAATTGGTATCCCAAAGCAATTTCCCAAGAGAATCAATATACCAAAATGCAATATCTTTGTTATCTTCTCCAATTTGTAAAAAACCAGTCATTGCTTTGTTTCCCATGTTGTCAACATATAAATCATAAGCACATTCGTTTAAGGAATCTCCATATCCTTGTTCAAATAATTGTCCTATTTTGGGGAGAAATGGATTTTGTGCATTAGTGAAGTTTAAAGAAAAGAAAATCAATGTGAATATTAAATATAATTTTTTCATAATTATTTTATGATTTTATTAAAGAGAAAAAAACAATTTCTTAATTTACAGCAAAGTTTAAAGAAAATATTTTTAAAAAGCCAAAAAAATTCCTTTTTTATGAAGTGAAACGAAACAAAAAAAGGAAAAATCAAACCAACAACGTGGTGAAACTAATCATGTAATTAAAAATCCACTTAGTGTAAAAAAGAAAGAAACAGCTTCATCACTTTTGTTTAAAATAGGAGTTTGTAAAAATGAAATAAAATCATTTCGGATTAGTACCTTTTGAATATGATAGATTATTACCAAAAATGCAGCATAAAATCGTAATGAATTAAGGCCATGAAAATGTATTGATTTTGACATTTGTACTTGTTTTCAGATTCGTAAATTCAATTATTCTGTTTTAACAATATATTTATCAATAAAATATTCTTCATTAAAGAAATTCTCAAGCTTAAATATTTTTACATTCCTATTATTTCTTATTGATTTATAATTCCCACCTGTCCAATAAAAAATATTTCCTTGCTTTTTTAGGTTTTTTTTAGCAATTCTAGTAAAATCTGATAAAGTACTTACAGCTCTTCCTAAAACAATATTATATTTTTGATTATGATCTTCTGATCTGCATTGTTCTGCTGTGATATTTTTTAATTCAAGTTGTTTTATCAATTCTTTTGCAACTTTTATTTTTTTTCCTGTTCCATCAATAAGATGAAAAGTTGCTTTTGGAAACATTATTGCCAAAGGAATACCTGGCAAACCTCCTCCTGTGCCAATATCAAGAATACTTGTATCCTCATTTAATGATTGTATTTTAACAAGTGCAAGAGAATGTAAAAAATGATGGATAAAAATATTTTTAATATCCTTACGGGAGATTACATTTATTTTGCTGTTCCAATCATTATAAAGAATATCAAGTGTTATAAATTTATCAATCGTCTCTTTATCAATTTCAGGAAAATAATTTGTAATTGTTTGAACTCCTTTTGCCATAAATAATTTTATTTTACCAGCTTTTTTTATTTGAAAACAGGCTAATTGTACTCATCCCCGGAACAAAAATAATATGATAAAAAATATCAAGAAATGGAACAGCCCATAAGTATGGCAACATTTTAAGTTTCTTCATTGAAAAGCCATAAACAATCATTGAACTAATAAATCTAAGTCCGAATATTCCCCAAATCAAATATGATAATGGATTAAAAATAACTGCAATTGCAAAAGCAACATAAAAAGCAAAATGACTTAACCACAAATAAGCTAACCATCTTTTGTGATTTTTTTTATATTCTTTTCCTCCCTTAAGATGTCTTTTTTTCTGTCTGAACCATTTTGATAAACTTGTGTGAGGTTTAGAAAGTATGAAAGAATCAGGATCAATTTCTATTGAAATATTATTTTCTGTTGCATTTTTGTTAACAAAAAGGTCGTCATCACCATAAGGAACATGAAGTTGTGTAGCATAACCTTTTTTATTAAAAAGCTCTTTTCTGTAGGAAAGATTTCTGCCAACACCCATATAAGGCATGGAAGCCAGTGTAAATGAAAAATATTGTAAGGCAGTGTAAAAAGTATCAAACTGAATAATTAGATTTAAAAGAGAGTTTTTCCTTTCATAAGGAGAGAAACCTGTAACAATTTGATTATTATCGGAATAATTGCGTGCCATTAGTCTTATCCATTGATTAGAAACAGCTTTACAATCGGCATCAGTAAAAAGCAAAATATCTTTTGTTGATTTACGGATTCCAAGAGATAAAGCGAATTTTTTTCCAGGATAATCACGGATATGACCTTTAATTCTTACAATTTTAAGGTTAGAATATTTTTCTTCCAATTGTTCAAGATATTCAAAAGTGTTATCTAATGATTTATCATCAATAACAATTACTTCATAATCAGGATAATCTTGTTCAAGAAAAGATTTAAGATTATTTTCAAGATTTTCCTTTTCATTTTTTGTAGCAATTAAAACAGATACAGATGGTTCATTTTTTATGCTTACCTTTTTAAAAAATGCAAATCGTGAAAAAAGTCCAAAAAAGAATAATAACTGAAAAAGCAGTAAAATAAAAAGTGGTAAAATGAAATATATGTTTGTAATGAAATCTATCATTAGTAGTGTTAAATTTTTTGATAAAATTGATGATTAATATTAATAGCAAATGTCTCAAGAATTTAGAGAATTAAAATATTATTTATGAACAAATTATTATTGTAAGTACTTTTGCATCATAATTTTTATTGAATTTGGATGTATGGAGTTTAAAATTGAAAGCAAAGATAAAAACAGCAAAGCAAGAAGTGGAAAGATAACTACAGAAAGGGGAGAAATTAAAACACCGATTTTTATGCCTGTTGGAACTTTGGGTAGTGTAAAAACTGTTCATCAGCGTGAACTAGAATCGGATATTAATGCACCGATAATTCTTGGCAATTCGTATCATCTTTATTTACGTCCCGGTTTAGAAGTGTTAGAAAAAGCAGGTGGACTTCATAAATTTATCAATTGGAACAGATTTATTCTTACCGATAGTGGTGGATATCAGGTTTATTCTTTGGCAAAAAATAGAAAAATTACTGATGAAGGCGTTAAATTCCAATCACATATTGATGGTTCAAAACATTTTATTTCACCCGAGAATTCTATTGATATTCAACGAACTATTGGTGCTGATATTATTATGGCTTTTGATGAATGTACACCTTATCCTGTAGAATATGATTATGCAAAAAACTCAATGCATTTAACTCATAAGTGGCTGAAAAGATGTATTTCGCAATTTGATAAAACAAAGCATAAATACGAACATCCACAGACATTTTTCCCCATAGTTCAAGGCAGTGTTTATAAAGATTTAAGAATTGAATCTGCTAAATTTATTGCCGACCAAAGTGCTGATGGAAATGCTATCGGAGGACTCTCCGTTGGAGAACCTCATGAAAAAATGTATGAAATGACCGAAATGGTTTGTGATATTTTACCAAAAGACAAACCAAGATATCTTATGGGTGTAGGCACTCCCGCAAATATCCTTGAATCAATAGCTCTTGGTGTGGATATGTTTGATTGTGTGATGCCAACAAGAAATGCACGCCACGGATTACTTTATACAAAAGAAGGACGAATAAATATTAAAAATGAAAAATGGAAAAATGATTATAGTCCGATAAATGAAGAACCCTTAAGTTTTATTGACAAATATTATTCTAAAGCATATTTGAGGCATTTATTAATTTCAGGGGAAGCACTTGCGGCACAAATAGCATCAATAAATAATCTAAATTTTTATCTTTGGCTGGTAAATGAAGCCCGTACACAGATTGAAAAGGGAGATTTTTTGTCATGGAAAAATAAAATGGCAGAAAAATTGAACAGACGACTATAAAAAATTAAATTCTGAGCTTGAAAATAATTGATATATATATTATTAAAAAATTTTTAACAACCTTTGTTCTTATTATTGGTCTGTTTATAATTATTGCTATTGTTTTTGATTTTTCGGAAAAGATTGAAGATTTCATTAAAAATCAAGCACCAACCAAGGCTATACTTTTTGATTACTATCTGAATTTTATTCCCTATTTTGTAAATCTTTTCAGTCCTTTGTTTGTTTTTATTTCGGCAATATATTTTACATCCCGATTAGCTTACAATACAGAAATTGTTGCAATGCTAACAAATGGAATGAATTTTTATCGCTTGCTTGTACCATATTTTATTGTTGCTACAATTCTTGCTTCTTTTTCATTTTATCTTGCTGGTTGGGCAATTCCACAAGGATATAAAAAATTATTGAATTTTGAAGAGAAATATATTTTAAATCCTTTTCAAAATGAAGGACATAATATTCATCGTCAGGTTGCTAAAGATCAATTTATTTATATTAGGAATTATCACATTGATGATAATGAAGGTATAAAATTCTCTCTTGAGAAATTTGAAGGTACTAAGTTGACATACAAACTTATTGCACGAAGAGTAGTCTGGGTTGATAGCCTACAAATGTGGAATGCAATAAGATATTCGGAAAGGACGATTGATGGTATGAATGAAAAAATTGAAAAAGGTGAAAACAAGTTATTAAACATTGCAATAAATCCTAAGGACTTCGGACGAAAATCAAGAGACATTCAAACCATGAATAATAAACAATTGTCAAAATTTATTAAACTGGAGAAGTCAAGAGGAGCAGATCTTATTGATTTATACTTAATTGAAAAGTACAAACGTTTTTCTATGCCTTTTGCAACTTTTATTCTTGTTCTTATTGCTTTTACAATTTCTACACGAAAATTAAGAGGAGGTACGGGAATGCATCTTGGCTTTGGACTAATGTTGGCATTTACATATATTCTTTTATTGCAATTTTCAACAATGATTGCTATCAAAACAAATTTTAATCCCTTGCTTTCGGTGTGGTTACCAACTATTATTTATTCAGTTTTTGGAGTATTTTTGCTTTTTAGAGCACAGAAATAAAATGAATAAATTGATGACTTCTTTGAAACATTTTGGTTCTATGTTGATTTGAGTGGGTAATCAAATTTGCCACAGACTTCGTCTGTCGAAGACATACAAAAAGTAAAGACTACGTCTGTCGAAGACAGATTCACAGATTAAAAAATTACTCTTTTTGTAATTAGTGCTTATAAGAAAACTCATTAATTGCCTATCTGTACCCCTTAAATTCCCTAAAGGGAAAATCCAACTCACTGAGTGTGATGGCATCTTCTTTAGGGGATAAAGGAATGAGCAGAGGATATGCAGAATTTTCCTTTAGTTTTCTAAGAAGTACTAATTAATGAATTTTCGCCAAATCCCGTTATATCTGAACTAAAGGACATTTACTTAGACTGGTCATAATTAGAGCTTTGGCACTATGTTTAACGTATTGAATATTAATTGTTTACACAGTACAGCAAAACGCAGTTTATGATCGCTCTGCATATATCTTATTAGAATAATGCATATAAATTAATTTTAATCTGTGAATCTGTCTTTGACAGACGTAGTCAGATTTCTATTACACTTAGCTTGTCTTCGACAGACGAAGTCTGTGGCTTTAATATCCCCCCCCACTCAAATCAACATAGAACTAAATTTTATTTTTCTTCTGCTCTTGCCATAATAAAAAGCAGGTCTGATAAGCGATTAATATATTTTAAAAGCTCTTCTGAAATATTTTCATCATTATGCAATGCAATAATTTTCCGTTCTGCACGCCTTGCAATTGTACGGCAAATATCAAGCTTTGCTGAGGATATATTTTTTCCCGGAACTGTAAAAGATGTTAATTTAATTTCTTTTTCAAAAGAATGTACCAACTCGGTTAATTTGTCAACATCTTTTGTTTCTATTGCATTAGCAAATATTTTTCCTTTTGAAGCTAATTCCGCACCTAAACGAAAAAGGGTTTTTTGAATCTCTTCAATAATTATAATAATCTCCTTTGAATTAACGTAATTTTTTGCCTCACCAAGAAATGAATTTAGTTCGTCAATTGTTCCATAACTTTCTACTCTTAATTCATTTTTCCAAACTTTTTCTCCCGAAAATAAAGATGTTTGTCCTTTATCTCCCGTTTTTGTTGAAATACTCATTTCTTTATTTTTGACGCAAGTTACAATGTTTTTAGTTTTAATAACTATTTGGAAGTATAAAAATTTCAATCTTCAATTTCCATATACCAATTATTTAAAAACAACTTTTCTCCCACTTTTATTCCCTTTGTAGCCTTATTTTCCCCAAATACCTTTTGCTCTTCCTGAAACAATTTTATTGTACTGAATTGTATTAATAATTGCCGGTGGTAAAAGGACAATTGATGTTGCCATTATCACTCCTGCTGTTCCAAAATGCTTTGCAAGAATTATCGAAACAGGTATGTTAAAAATTGCTGCAATAAGTAGAAAAATTGTTTTTAAATGAATTTTACTGGTGCCATCCATCAAAATAGAGTGAATGGTTTCCCATGCCCAAACAAGAACATAAAGAGCCATGAAAGCTGATAATACAAAGGGAACACTTATTTTATCTCCTACCCATAAGAAATAAAAGTCGTTTGAAAATATCAATAAAATTCCTAACAGAACAATTACTCCTAACCACAACTTTCTTAAATTTCTAACAGTATTTTTTATCCATTCAATATCTTTTTTTACATAAGCTTCAGTAAAAGCTGACCAATATGGAGTTACAATTATAGCCACAAACATTACCATAAGGTGAAAATATTTATATGCAATATTAAAGGTAACCACTTCCTCTGGACACAGCACCTGATTTATAATAATGTTGTCTGATTCAAAAATAATTATAACTGATATTTGCATTAAAAAAAACTTTAATCCCAGTCTTACTAATTCTTTTGAATATTTAAGTTTTACATATTTTATTCTTGGAATATACTCTTTGTAATCCTTTGAAAAAAAATATATTGAAAAAATAATAAGCATAAAAACAGGAGCGGCACTCATAGTAATACCAATAAAAAGCAATGAGCCTGTTGTAGTTTTTGTTAAAATAAAAATTACAATAAGTGCAACAATATTTGAAATTGAATTAATACTATTTTTTATTGTCGGTCTTTGGTCTGCTTGTAAAATAGTAGCTATAAGATTTAAAATAAAACGGAGTAAAAAAAAGAAAACTACAAATATTATTAATGGCTTAAGCTCAGAGCCTATCTCAGTTGAGGCACTTAAAATATTAACCCAATTAAGTAATGGGTTTATCAATAAAAAAATTAAAAAAAACAAAGTGAATATTAAAAAAAATAAAG
It encodes:
- a CDS encoding oligosaccharide flippase family protein codes for the protein MKLLPFIHNQITFGNERSIKAKKHIFLSLGIKGIGILVSFILVPLTLNYIGTKNYGIWLTLSSIVALVGSFDIGVGNGMRNKFAEAIAKNQKELAKIYVSTTYALFFLIFTLFFLIFLLINPLLNWVNILSASTEIGSELKPLIIFVVFFFLLRFILNLIATILQADQRPTIKNSINSISNIVALIVIFILTKTTTGSLLFIGITMSAAPVFMLIIFSIYFFSKDYKEYIPRIKYVKLKYSKELVRLGLKFFLMQISVIIIFESDNIIINQVLCPEEVVTFNIAYKYFHLMVMFVAIIVTPYWSAFTEAYVKKDIEWIKNTVRNLRKLWLGVIVLLGILLIFSNDFYFLWVGDKISVPFVLSAFMALYVLVWAWETIHSILMDGTSKIHLKTIFLLIAAIFNIPVSIILAKHFGTAGVIMATSIVLLPPAIINTIQYNKIVSGRAKGIWGK
- the rsmG gene encoding 16S rRNA (guanine(527)-N(7))-methyltransferase RsmG, with amino-acid sequence MAKGVQTITNYFPEIDKETIDKFITLDILYNDWNSKINVISRKDIKNIFIHHFLHSLALVKIQSLNEDTSILDIGTGGGLPGIPLAIMFPKATFHLIDGTGKKIKVAKELIKQLELKNITAEQCRSEDHNQKYNIVLGRAVSTLSDFTRIAKKNLKKQGNIFYWTGGNYKSIRNNRNVKIFKLENFFNEEYFIDKYIVKTE
- the tgt gene encoding tRNA guanosine(34) transglycosylase Tgt; the encoded protein is MEFKIESKDKNSKARSGKITTERGEIKTPIFMPVGTLGSVKTVHQRELESDINAPIILGNSYHLYLRPGLEVLEKAGGLHKFINWNRFILTDSGGYQVYSLAKNRKITDEGVKFQSHIDGSKHFISPENSIDIQRTIGADIIMAFDECTPYPVEYDYAKNSMHLTHKWLKRCISQFDKTKHKYEHPQTFFPIVQGSVYKDLRIESAKFIADQSADGNAIGGLSVGEPHEKMYEMTEMVCDILPKDKPRYLMGVGTPANILESIALGVDMFDCVMPTRNARHGLLYTKEGRINIKNEKWKNDYSPINEEPLSFIDKYYSKAYLRHLLISGEALAAQIASINNLNFYLWLVNEARTQIEKGDFLSWKNKMAEKLNRRL
- a CDS encoding T9SS type A sorting domain-containing protein, yielding MKKLYLIFTLIFFSLNFTNAQNPFLPKIGQLFEQGYGDSLNECAYDLYVDNMGNKAMTGFLQIGEDNKDIAFWYIDSLGKLLWDTNYNFNMNEVAYAIAPHSTNGWVLVGYTEVYTDPPVRTGETRKEIFAMRIDTTGDTVWTFQYGRDNYNEVGYSVVNNGDDEFIIQGNSTPIGSGDAQIRVIKIGADGSGFEWNNLYGTTNYDIEGYKIINDYDNNYIIAANDVTDDINPKLYLIEDNIGRLLSTYDYDLNDDTKIFSIDTAFDKGYIVSGYGICDNDTDGFVMKLDTAFEQDWRKYIGKTGMESFNDIVTTDFTYIAVGRCNTRGEGYEDMYVVHIDSFGDTILHETFGGDSVDYGNAVARFTGMPLVYFAGYNTSYGIDSSGNAYLGVSLVTNNFDNTENCKIPRILWVDDFLSKSDIFSNQNILLNGEKRIKLISFAMQNNINYLILYGVSNIFNPAYVSSEEDRIYFEEKLAYFIDECNSYGIICGAAYGSPDDDQMTNQMGYNQNKYNFDHHGKINFLVLEDEYWNPDPDEEYSEYQEHGIYQGLYADHYVHLSKLINERTNDGNVDKVFECLNFTYHRSCEYDDQPQNHYLCTPHSDIDDWKEKQADIQESGSDALLVYHYIEHNDEDDDVAVSFLNSNHYPASRFKERLQYLGYRSDNKVTNIIPTFSCQTDYLQVWFNDSGNDFNRVETEYIDQHGYIYENLGNDYQYIDNVNISAFCYIYYSYLVDKMSQYPPYNELGFDDESLVDCPEFSDPISKILDIYKPNLYVYPNPLTNEITIKTNVTNNPFVRTLIKIYDISGKLIIAEVYINMETIRINTEAMKKGIYIIEISNDQYTLRRKLIKQ
- a CDS encoding glycosyltransferase encodes the protein MIDFITNIYFILPLFILLLFQLLFFFGLFSRFAFFKKVSIKNEPSVSVLIATKNEKENLENNLKSFLEQDYPDYEVIVIDDKSLDNTFEYLEQLEEKYSNLKIVRIKGHIRDYPGKKFALSLGIRKSTKDILLFTDADCKAVSNQWIRLMARNYSDNNQIVTGFSPYERKNSLLNLIIQFDTFYTALQYFSFTLASMPYMGVGRNLSYRKELFNKKGYATQLHVPYGDDDLFVNKNATENNISIEIDPDSFILSKPHTSLSKWFRQKKRHLKGGKEYKKNHKRWLAYLWLSHFAFYVAFAIAVIFNPLSYLIWGIFGLRFISSMIVYGFSMKKLKMLPYLWAVPFLDIFYHIIFVPGMSTISLFSNKKSW
- a CDS encoding cob(I)yrinic acid a,c-diamide adenosyltransferase produces the protein MSISTKTGDKGQTSLFSGEKVWKNELRVESYGTIDELNSFLGEAKNYVNSKEIIIIIEEIQKTLFRLGAELASKGKIFANAIETKDVDKLTELVHSFEKEIKLTSFTVPGKNISSAKLDICRTIARRAERKIIALHNDENISEELLKYINRLSDLLFIMARAEEK
- a CDS encoding LptF/LptG family permease, whose amino-acid sequence is MKIIDIYIIKKFLTTFVLIIGLFIIIAIVFDFSEKIEDFIKNQAPTKAILFDYYLNFIPYFVNLFSPLFVFISAIYFTSRLAYNTEIVAMLTNGMNFYRLLVPYFIVATILASFSFYLAGWAIPQGYKKLLNFEEKYILNPFQNEGHNIHRQVAKDQFIYIRNYHIDDNEGIKFSLEKFEGTKLTYKLIARRVVWVDSLQMWNAIRYSERTIDGMNEKIEKGENKLLNIAINPKDFGRKSRDIQTMNNKQLSKFIKLEKSRGADLIDLYLIEKYKRFSMPFATFILVLIAFTISTRKLRGGTGMHLGFGLMLAFTYILLLQFSTMIAIKTNFNPLLSVWLPTIIYSVFGVFLLFRAQK